The following coding sequences lie in one Synechococcus sp. CC9902 genomic window:
- the thrS gene encoding threonine--tRNA ligase, whose protein sequence is MAGLVPVPVSSAAATTSAPLAPVVLPKTSESEQLLKIRHSMSHVMAMAVQKLFPNAQVTIGPWTETGFYYDFDNPEPFTEDDLKAIKKEMGKIIGRKLPLERIEVSRDEAETRIKAQNEPYKLEILERLQEPITLYTLGDQWWDLCAGPHVENTKELHPKAFELESVAGAYWRGDETKAQLQRIYGTAWETPEQLAEHKRRKVEALRRDHRRLGKDLELFSIEDEAGAGLVFWHPRGARMRLLIEDFWRQAHFEGGYELLYTPHVADISLWKTSGHLDFYAESMFGPMQVDEREYQLKPMNCPFHVLTYASKLRSYRELPIRWAELGTVYRYERPGVMHGLMRVRGFTQDDAHVFCLPDQISDEILRILDLTERILSTFDFNHYEINLSTRPEKSIGSEAVWELATKGLTEALERKGWNFKIDEGGGAFYGPKIDLKIEDAIGRMWQCSTIQLDFNLPERFGLDYVAADGSKQQPIMIHRAIFGSLERFFGIMTENYAGDFPFWLAPEQIRLLPVTDDVQPYAEQVLNQLKTAGIRATIDQSGDRLGKIIRTGEQMKIPVLAVIGAKEAEQNAISLRSRRDGDLGVTSVDALLKAAQRANAERQPGLGLNP, encoded by the coding sequence ATGGCGGGCCTTGTTCCGGTTCCGGTGAGCAGCGCTGCAGCAACCACATCCGCCCCACTCGCGCCCGTGGTTCTGCCGAAGACCAGCGAGAGCGAGCAGCTTCTCAAAATTCGTCACTCCATGAGCCATGTGATGGCGATGGCAGTGCAGAAGCTCTTTCCCAATGCTCAGGTCACCATTGGTCCTTGGACGGAGACTGGCTTCTATTACGACTTCGATAACCCCGAACCCTTTACGGAAGACGATCTGAAGGCCATCAAGAAGGAGATGGGCAAAATCATCGGCCGCAAGCTGCCCCTCGAGCGGATCGAGGTGAGCAGAGATGAGGCAGAGACACGGATCAAAGCCCAAAACGAGCCTTACAAACTCGAAATTTTGGAGCGGCTCCAAGAGCCGATCACCCTCTACACACTTGGGGATCAATGGTGGGATCTTTGTGCGGGCCCCCATGTTGAAAACACCAAAGAACTTCACCCCAAGGCGTTCGAACTCGAAAGTGTCGCCGGTGCTTACTGGCGTGGCGATGAAACAAAAGCGCAGCTTCAGCGCATCTACGGCACAGCCTGGGAGACGCCCGAACAACTTGCAGAACACAAGCGCCGCAAAGTAGAAGCGCTTCGCCGTGATCATCGGCGGCTCGGCAAAGACCTCGAGTTGTTCTCCATCGAAGACGAAGCTGGAGCAGGGCTGGTGTTCTGGCATCCAAGGGGTGCACGCATGCGCCTACTCATCGAAGATTTTTGGCGGCAGGCCCATTTCGAGGGCGGCTATGAATTGCTGTACACACCACATGTGGCAGACATCAGCCTCTGGAAAACATCAGGCCACCTCGACTTTTATGCCGAAAGCATGTTCGGGCCGATGCAGGTGGATGAACGGGAATATCAGCTGAAGCCGATGAACTGTCCGTTTCATGTGCTCACCTATGCCAGCAAATTAAGGAGCTACCGCGAACTGCCGATTCGTTGGGCTGAGTTGGGGACGGTCTACCGCTACGAACGTCCTGGGGTGATGCATGGCCTGATGCGGGTTCGAGGGTTTACGCAAGACGATGCCCACGTGTTTTGTTTGCCCGATCAAATCAGCGATGAGATTCTGCGAATCCTTGATCTCACCGAACGCATCCTCTCCACTTTTGATTTCAATCACTACGAAATCAACTTGTCCACCCGACCAGAAAAATCAATTGGTAGCGAAGCCGTTTGGGAACTAGCCACGAAGGGGCTCACCGAAGCACTCGAGCGCAAAGGTTGGAACTTCAAAATTGATGAAGGTGGCGGTGCTTTTTATGGCCCCAAGATTGATTTAAAAATCGAGGATGCCATCGGCCGCATGTGGCAGTGCTCCACCATCCAATTGGACTTCAACCTGCCCGAGCGTTTCGGCTTGGATTACGTGGCCGCTGATGGCTCAAAACAGCAGCCGATCATGATTCACAGGGCGATCTTTGGATCGCTGGAACGGTTTTTCGGAATCATGACCGAAAACTATGCCGGTGATTTTCCCTTCTGGCTTGCCCCCGAGCAGATCCGACTTTTACCCGTCACCGATGACGTTCAGCCCTATGCCGAGCAGGTTCTCAACCAGCTCAAAACAGCTGGAATCCGCGCCACAATCGATCAAAGCGGAGATCGCCTTGGCAAGATTATCCGCACAGGGGAACAGATGAAGATTCCCGTTTTGGCAGTGATCGGTGCCAAAGAAGCCGAACAAAACGCCATCAGCCTGCGCAGCCGCCGTGATGGAGATCTTGGCGTCACGTCCGTGGATGCATTACTCAAAGCCGCACAGCGCGCTAACGCGGAACGTCAACCAGGCCTCGGACTCAACCCATGA
- a CDS encoding DUF1824 family protein, whose product MSSLSIQCLNDLSRLREAPTLDQSTTDQLRKELQLALAQSSWFTIGVMAPSADQALSSLRSLEASQRWTSLEVVETTSDEGPVFLKANQRGGTVRVRIEQGLGSGILISGHGDDDAQPATTWGPLPLDFFS is encoded by the coding sequence ATGAGCTCCCTAAGCATCCAGTGCCTCAATGATTTGAGTCGACTGCGGGAGGCGCCAACCCTCGACCAAAGCACTACTGATCAACTTCGCAAGGAGCTTCAGCTGGCACTAGCCCAATCAAGTTGGTTCACGATTGGCGTGATGGCGCCCTCCGCCGATCAGGCGTTATCAAGTCTTCGATCCCTGGAGGCGAGTCAACGGTGGACATCACTCGAGGTTGTTGAGACCACATCCGATGAAGGGCCTGTCTTTCTGAAGGCGAATCAACGTGGCGGCACTGTTCGGGTGAGGATCGAACAGGGTCTGGGTTCAGGGATTTTGATCAGTGGGCATGGGGACGATGACGCTCAGCCAGCCACAACATGGGGGCCATTACCCCTGGATTTCTTCAGCTAA
- a CDS encoding DUF2605 family protein — protein sequence MDPSNQSEAGVLLDQLLESLLADFDHWFQRGDELLRCCPDDVMGKTERDRLAARLTEGQKAIVATRSLVKASSQPMAISMDAMSPWHGLVTEVWGLAAKIAVYRRDQTLT from the coding sequence ATGGATCCGTCGAATCAATCCGAGGCGGGCGTCCTTCTCGACCAACTCCTGGAATCACTGTTGGCTGATTTCGACCACTGGTTTCAGCGCGGTGATGAACTCCTGCGCTGCTGCCCAGATGACGTGATGGGGAAAACGGAGAGGGATCGTTTAGCGGCACGTCTTACGGAGGGCCAGAAGGCGATTGTGGCCACTCGATCTTTAGTGAAGGCCTCATCTCAGCCGATGGCCATTTCGATGGACGCCATGAGCCCTTGGCATGGACTGGTGACGGAGGTCTGGGGATTGGCGGCCAAAATTGCTGTTTATCGACGCGATCAGACGTTGACCTGA
- a CDS encoding glycoside hydrolase family 24 protein — protein MFQLFPTVAVQSTRTFVASTLFSGLLLCASGSSFSVQTATTETSNASTHGLTRASLVAGFEQGPYELTPERRALLNTIRYAEGTWKDGQDHGYTVMYGGGMFDDLSRHPERVVVKSYSSAAAGAYQFLPGTWKGVARELKLASFEPQHQDQAALHLAKRRGALKEIDQRGLTKAAMAKLAPEWASFPTYTGRSAYGQPAKSHQELASFYSKNLSNLKRQVNV, from the coding sequence GTGTTTCAGCTGTTTCCAACTGTTGCAGTCCAATCCACTCGCACTTTCGTGGCATCCACCCTCTTCAGTGGTTTGCTGCTCTGCGCCAGTGGCTCCTCTTTTTCAGTCCAAACTGCAACGACGGAAACATCCAACGCTTCTACCCATGGCCTCACGCGGGCCTCATTGGTTGCTGGATTTGAACAGGGCCCTTACGAACTCACTCCTGAACGCCGAGCACTGCTGAACACGATCCGTTACGCCGAAGGCACCTGGAAAGACGGACAAGACCACGGATACACCGTTATGTACGGCGGTGGAATGTTTGATGACCTCTCACGCCATCCAGAGCGGGTTGTGGTGAAGAGCTATTCCAGCGCCGCTGCCGGTGCCTACCAATTTTTGCCTGGCACCTGGAAAGGCGTTGCCCGAGAACTGAAACTCGCAAGTTTCGAACCTCAACATCAAGACCAAGCAGCGCTACATCTCGCCAAACGTCGTGGAGCGCTCAAGGAGATTGATCAACGGGGTCTTACAAAGGCCGCCATGGCAAAACTGGCGCCTGAATGGGCCTCTTTCCCCACCTACACGGGCCGGTCGGCTTACGGACAACCCGCGAAGAGCCACCAAGAACTCGCAAGCTTTTACAGCAAAAACTTGAGCAACTTGAAACGTCAGGTCAACGTCTGA
- a CDS encoding NAD(P)H-quinone oxidoreductase subunit 4, translating into MGDGIAAMAETGTAFPWLSLIVLLPAASALLLPLLPAEDDKPSPWPRNVAFGVLLADLLLMMGVLATQFDPTQSGLQLVERVSWVPSIGLEWSLGVDGLSAPLVVLSGLVTLLSVWASWTIERKSRLYFALLLVQASAQGLVFLSQDFLLFFLAWELELVPVYLLIAIWGGQNRQYAATKFILYTAVASLLILISGLALALSGDVFTLNLSELISRSAGGSFGLLCYLGFLVGFGVKLPMFPLHTWLPDAHGEANAPVSMLLAGVLLKMGGYALLRFNVQMLPEAHQTLAPALVILGIVNIVYGALNAFAQDNVKRRIACSSVSHMGFVLVGIGAVDALGISGAMLQMVSHGLIAAAMFFVTGVFYERTKTLSIPNMGGLAKALPITFAFFLASSLASLALPGMSGFISEITVFLGITSQEAFTSTFRSITVLLAAIGLVLTPMYLLSMCRRIFFGPRIPALASVEDMRPRELVIGLSLLVPTLVIGIWPRIAMDLYEASTDAIALPLLIG; encoded by the coding sequence ATGGGTGATGGGATAGCTGCAATGGCCGAAACGGGAACAGCTTTTCCATGGCTGTCTTTGATTGTGCTGTTGCCAGCTGCGTCAGCTCTTCTCCTGCCCTTGCTACCCGCGGAAGACGACAAACCTTCCCCATGGCCTCGGAATGTCGCTTTTGGCGTTCTGCTTGCTGACCTACTCCTAATGATGGGAGTCCTGGCCACTCAATTTGACCCGACTCAGTCCGGCCTTCAACTGGTTGAACGGGTTAGCTGGGTGCCATCAATCGGGCTCGAATGGTCCCTTGGTGTGGATGGTCTCTCTGCGCCGTTGGTTGTCCTGAGTGGCCTTGTCACGCTGCTTTCGGTGTGGGCGAGCTGGACGATTGAGCGCAAATCACGGCTGTATTTCGCCTTACTCCTTGTTCAAGCCTCAGCCCAAGGCCTTGTTTTTCTCTCCCAAGACTTCCTTCTATTTTTCTTGGCTTGGGAACTGGAACTGGTGCCCGTTTATCTATTAATTGCGATCTGGGGAGGTCAGAACCGTCAATACGCTGCGACCAAATTCATCCTTTACACCGCCGTTGCTTCCCTACTGATCCTGATCAGTGGCCTCGCACTGGCGCTTTCTGGAGATGTGTTCACCCTGAATCTGAGTGAACTGATTTCGCGTTCTGCCGGTGGCAGTTTTGGGTTGCTTTGTTATCTCGGGTTCTTGGTGGGATTCGGCGTGAAGTTGCCGATGTTCCCTCTTCATACCTGGCTTCCGGATGCCCACGGAGAAGCCAATGCTCCCGTATCGATGCTCTTGGCTGGTGTACTCCTGAAAATGGGGGGGTATGCACTTCTGCGTTTCAACGTTCAAATGCTGCCCGAAGCGCACCAAACCCTTGCGCCAGCCCTGGTGATTTTGGGGATCGTGAACATCGTTTACGGCGCACTCAACGCTTTTGCCCAAGACAACGTGAAACGGCGCATTGCCTGCAGCTCCGTTAGCCACATGGGCTTTGTTTTGGTGGGAATTGGCGCCGTTGATGCGCTTGGCATCAGTGGAGCGATGCTTCAAATGGTGAGTCATGGGCTTATTGCAGCCGCCATGTTCTTCGTCACTGGGGTGTTCTACGAACGCACCAAAACCCTCTCCATTCCAAACATGGGAGGCCTGGCCAAAGCCCTCCCCATCACCTTTGCTTTTTTCCTGGCTAGCTCCTTGGCATCCCTTGCCCTTCCAGGCATGAGCGGATTCATCAGCGAAATCACCGTCTTCCTAGGAATTACGAGCCAAGAAGCATTCACCTCCACCTTCCGCTCGATCACAGTCCTCCTCGCTGCGATTGGCTTGGTCCTCACACCGATGTACCTGCTCTCCATGTGCCGTCGCATCTTCTTTGGCCCACGAATTCCAGCTCTCGCGAGTGTTGAAGACATGCGTCCCCGGGAATTGGTGATCGGATTGAGCCTGCTTGTGCCCACCCTCGTGATTGGTATTTGGCCCCGAATCGCTATGGACCTCTACGAAGCATCAACCGATGCCATCGCCCTACCCCTCCTCATTGGCTGA
- a CDS encoding esterase/lipase family protein, translating into MIPLVLVHGLWDRPRVFHRLIQALDQPQRDLLAPHLPHGLGDVPLRELAQRLDEQIRHRFGAVTNVDLLGFSMGGIIGRIWLQDFGGAARTRRFFSVGSPHQGTMTAQAIPRALLAGAADMKIGSQLLHHLHRRSNQLSPVECHSFFCRWDLMVCPGWKAVLPQGSIQDIPVWMHHQLMSHPNALKIISKALKQP; encoded by the coding sequence ATGATTCCCCTCGTTTTGGTGCATGGTCTTTGGGACCGGCCGAGGGTGTTTCATCGATTGATTCAGGCCCTGGATCAACCGCAACGAGACTTGCTGGCGCCCCATCTGCCCCACGGTCTTGGTGATGTGCCCCTGCGTGAGTTAGCGCAGCGTTTGGACGAGCAGATCCGCCATCGATTTGGTGCCGTCACCAACGTGGATCTCTTGGGCTTTTCGATGGGCGGAATCATCGGCCGGATCTGGCTGCAGGACTTCGGAGGAGCGGCTCGAACCCGCCGATTTTTCAGTGTGGGAAGTCCCCATCAAGGCACGATGACCGCCCAAGCCATTCCGCGAGCTCTATTAGCAGGCGCCGCTGATATGAAAATTGGGAGTCAACTCCTGCATCATTTGCATCGCCGTTCAAATCAGTTGTCGCCTGTGGAGTGTCACAGTTTTTTTTGCCGGTGGGATTTGATGGTGTGTCCCGGATGGAAGGCTGTTCTTCCGCAAGGATCGATTCAAGACATCCCTGTGTGGATGCACCATCAATTGATGTCGCATCCGAATGCCTTGAAAATCATTAGCAAAGCGCTGAAACAGCCCTGA
- a CDS encoding M3 family metallopeptidase, which translates to MAHTSSPLLQGQGLPEFGAITSDQVKQDIPVILRQVDEAFTAYESRLEAILNSQTALDWATVMGPLQEFGERLRWSWGVVSHLNGVCNSSELRTAHAEQQPEVVRLGNRLGQSQVLHSALTRLQESPVVALTPTQSRILRSELLSMQHRGVGLCGDDKAKFNEASERLAALSTQFGNHVLDATQQWTLKLTSREEVAGLPQRALEALASAAKEAGDSAATAEAGPWLLGLDMPRYLPFLTHANNRSVRETAYRAHVGRASSGEHDNRALIEEILSLRGQQATRLGYAHWADVSLASKMAKDVDAVEGLLEELRVAAFPAAERELDDLKALAQRHGAAEAEELAPWDLPYWSEKLRQERFDLDQEALRPWFPLPQVLDGLFGLCNRLFDVVIEAADGEAPIWHEDVRYFRVQRQDGTPLASFYLDPYSRPASKRGGAWMDECLGRRTNPDGSRVLPVAYLICNQTPPVGDTPSLMSFEEVETLFHEFGHGLQHMLTTVDEPEAAGISNVEWDAVELPSQFMENWCLDRATLMGMARHWQTNEPLPEEEFQKLRRSRTFNAGLATLRQVHFALSDLRLHSRWTPELGITPDALRRDVATTTTVMEPIPEDQFLCAFGHIFAGGYSAGYYSYKWAEVLSADAFAAFEDAGLDDEQKVQSTGALFRDTVLSLGGSRSPSEVFEAFRGRPASTDALIRHSGLVNA; encoded by the coding sequence ATGGCACACACCTCCTCACCCCTTCTCCAAGGACAAGGTCTCCCCGAATTCGGCGCCATCACCTCTGACCAGGTAAAGCAAGACATTCCGGTAATTCTGAGGCAAGTGGATGAAGCCTTCACGGCCTATGAGAGTCGCCTTGAAGCCATCCTCAACAGCCAAACCGCCTTGGATTGGGCCACCGTGATGGGGCCCTTGCAGGAGTTTGGTGAGCGTCTTCGTTGGAGCTGGGGTGTGGTTTCTCATCTGAATGGAGTTTGCAACTCTTCCGAACTCCGCACCGCCCATGCGGAACAACAACCCGAGGTGGTGCGGCTTGGGAATCGCCTTGGACAAAGCCAGGTGCTGCATTCGGCCCTGACCCGTCTCCAAGAGTCACCCGTCGTTGCACTAACCCCCACCCAATCACGAATTCTTCGCTCTGAATTGCTGTCGATGCAACACCGTGGGGTTGGACTCTGCGGCGATGACAAAGCCAAATTCAACGAAGCCAGTGAACGACTGGCAGCGCTCTCCACACAATTTGGGAATCATGTGTTGGATGCCACCCAGCAATGGACACTGAAGTTGACCTCAAGAGAGGAGGTCGCCGGGCTTCCTCAACGGGCCCTTGAGGCCCTTGCATCCGCGGCAAAAGAAGCAGGCGACAGCGCTGCTACGGCCGAGGCAGGCCCCTGGTTACTTGGCCTCGACATGCCCCGATACCTTCCGTTTCTGACCCATGCCAACAACCGATCGGTGCGCGAAACGGCGTATCGGGCGCATGTGGGGCGTGCCAGCAGTGGCGAGCACGACAACCGCGCACTGATCGAGGAAATCCTCTCCCTAAGAGGGCAACAAGCCACTCGATTGGGCTATGCCCATTGGGCAGACGTGAGTCTTGCCAGCAAAATGGCGAAGGATGTTGATGCCGTAGAGGGGTTGCTTGAGGAATTGCGGGTTGCTGCTTTTCCTGCTGCCGAACGAGAGCTCGACGATCTCAAGGCCTTAGCGCAACGCCACGGTGCGGCCGAAGCAGAAGAACTTGCCCCTTGGGATCTCCCGTACTGGAGCGAAAAATTACGCCAAGAGCGTTTTGATTTGGATCAAGAGGCGCTTCGTCCCTGGTTCCCATTGCCGCAGGTTCTTGATGGCCTCTTTGGCCTCTGCAACCGCCTGTTTGATGTGGTGATCGAAGCCGCCGATGGGGAAGCTCCGATCTGGCATGAAGACGTTCGTTACTTCCGCGTTCAACGGCAAGACGGCACCCCACTCGCCTCGTTTTATCTCGATCCCTACAGCCGACCAGCCAGCAAACGCGGTGGGGCCTGGATGGATGAATGCCTTGGACGGAGAACGAACCCCGACGGCAGCCGAGTGCTCCCGGTTGCCTACCTGATTTGCAATCAAACCCCTCCAGTTGGAGACACTCCGAGCTTGATGAGCTTCGAGGAAGTGGAAACGCTCTTCCATGAATTTGGCCATGGTTTGCAGCACATGCTCACCACGGTTGATGAACCTGAAGCAGCTGGCATCAGCAATGTGGAATGGGATGCCGTTGAGCTCCCAAGCCAGTTCATGGAGAATTGGTGCCTTGATCGCGCCACCTTGATGGGTATGGCACGCCATTGGCAAACCAACGAACCGTTACCGGAGGAAGAATTCCAAAAACTGCGCAGAAGCCGCACATTTAACGCTGGGCTGGCAACCCTTCGCCAAGTGCATTTCGCCCTGAGCGATCTTCGCCTTCACAGCCGCTGGACTCCGGAACTTGGCATCACTCCTGATGCGTTACGCAGGGACGTTGCAACCACCACAACGGTGATGGAACCCATCCCGGAAGATCAATTTCTCTGCGCCTTTGGCCACATTTTTGCCGGTGGATACTCCGCTGGGTATTACTCCTACAAATGGGCTGAGGTCTTAAGCGCCGATGCATTCGCGGCCTTTGAGGATGCTGGCCTCGACGATGAACAGAAGGTTCAGTCCACTGGAGCTCTCTTCCGAGACACTGTTCTCAGCCTGGGTGGAAGCCGCTCACCGTCCGAGGTGTTCGAAGCCTTCCGCGGGCGCCCTGCAAGCACCGATGCATTAATCCGACATTCCGGCCTGGTGAACGCCTAA
- the folB gene encoding dihydroneopterin aldolase, with product MDAIQIRDLELWAHVGVLEQERRDGQWFRLDIQFQLDLSAAAVADDLSTSLDYSLAIQALQRLAREICCLTIEHFSEQVLDRLQELYGPVPIGLRLTKCSAPVPGFHGLVAVERSRAGGIPPAP from the coding sequence ATGGATGCCATCCAAATCCGTGATTTAGAACTGTGGGCGCATGTGGGTGTGCTTGAGCAGGAACGTCGAGATGGCCAGTGGTTTCGCTTGGACATCCAATTTCAACTGGATCTCAGTGCAGCGGCAGTGGCAGATGATTTGAGCACAAGCTTGGATTACAGCTTGGCAATTCAGGCCTTGCAAAGGCTGGCGCGGGAGATTTGTTGTCTCACGATTGAGCATTTCAGTGAACAGGTGCTCGATCGGTTGCAGGAGCTCTATGGCCCCGTCCCGATTGGGTTGCGCCTCACAAAGTGTTCGGCGCCAGTGCCTGGATTTCATGGCCTCGTAGCCGTTGAACGCTCCCGCGCTGGTGGGATACCACCAGCGCCATGA
- the glk gene encoding glucokinase: MAFSTLLAGDMGGTKTLLALYGIQDGRLTQLYQQRFMSSEWTSLEPMLKFFLNKRPSDIEAPEHGCIAVAGPVNNGSARITNLPWQLNEDQLAVAASIRQLELVNDFGVLIYGLAHFDETQQVVLQIGEAQAGPVAILGAGTGLGMARGIRTEGGVVALSSEGGHREFAPRTEEEWQLACWLKHDLAIDRLSVERIVSGTGLGHIATWLLQKPDTQQHPLQPVAQEWRTNKSCDLPAKVGMAAEQGDPLMQRAQTIWLSAYGSAAGDLALQELCTGGLWIGGGTATKQIAGLQSATFLEAMRQKGRFKEFLAGLRVTAVIDPEAGLFSAACRARILAESSGTLS, from the coding sequence ATGGCCTTCTCAACACTGTTGGCCGGTGATATGGGAGGAACCAAAACTCTCCTGGCCCTTTACGGAATCCAGGACGGTCGGCTCACGCAGCTTTACCAGCAGCGATTTATGTCCAGCGAATGGACGTCGCTGGAACCGATGCTGAAATTCTTTTTAAACAAGCGACCTAGCGACATCGAAGCGCCTGAACACGGATGTATTGCTGTCGCCGGACCGGTGAACAACGGCAGTGCTCGCATTACAAACCTTCCTTGGCAATTAAACGAAGACCAACTGGCCGTTGCAGCATCGATACGCCAACTCGAACTCGTTAACGATTTCGGCGTCTTGATTTATGGACTAGCGCACTTCGACGAAACCCAGCAAGTTGTCCTCCAAATCGGGGAAGCACAGGCAGGTCCGGTTGCCATTCTTGGCGCTGGAACGGGCTTAGGCATGGCTCGGGGAATCCGGACTGAAGGTGGAGTGGTCGCCCTTTCAAGTGAAGGGGGGCATCGAGAATTCGCCCCACGAACCGAAGAGGAATGGCAATTGGCCTGCTGGTTGAAACACGATCTAGCCATTGATCGTTTGTCGGTGGAACGCATCGTTAGCGGAACTGGACTAGGACATATCGCGACGTGGTTGCTCCAGAAGCCCGACACCCAACAACACCCCCTGCAACCAGTCGCCCAGGAATGGAGAACCAATAAGTCCTGTGATTTGCCGGCCAAAGTGGGCATGGCAGCAGAACAAGGTGACCCATTAATGCAACGGGCCCAAACGATTTGGTTGTCTGCCTATGGGTCAGCGGCGGGGGACCTTGCACTCCAGGAACTCTGCACAGGAGGGCTTTGGATCGGTGGAGGAACGGCGACCAAACAAATCGCAGGATTGCAGTCAGCAACCTTCCTCGAGGCCATGCGTCAAAAGGGTCGCTTTAAAGAGTTCTTGGCAGGTTTAAGGGTCACCGCGGTCATCGACCCTGAAGCAGGTCTCTTCAGTGCAGCGTGTCGGGCAAGAATCTTGGCTGAGTCAAGTGGGACACTGTCCTGA
- the thrB gene encoding homoserine kinase produces the protein MAQPRIGQRVIVDVPATTANLGPGFDCLGAALDLNNRFAMRRIEGGGERFELIIEGSEGSHLRGGPENLVYRAAQRVWKAAGLEPVALEARVRLAVPPARGLGSSATAIVAGLMGANALVGEPLSKEKLLELAIDIEGHPDNVVPSLLGGLCMTAKAASQRWRVVRCEWTSTVKAVVAIPSIRLSTSEARRAMPKAIPVSDAVVNLGALTLLLQGLRTGNGDLISDGMHDRLHEPYRWRLIKGGDQVKQAAMDAGAWGCAISGAGPSVLALCAEDKGMAVSRAMVRAWEAAGVASRAPVLNVQTTGSHWQPADDE, from the coding sequence ATGGCGCAGCCGCGCATCGGCCAGAGAGTAATTGTGGACGTGCCAGCAACGACCGCAAACCTGGGTCCGGGCTTCGACTGCCTTGGCGCTGCCCTTGATCTGAACAACCGCTTTGCCATGCGGAGAATTGAAGGTGGCGGCGAACGATTTGAGCTCATCATTGAAGGAAGTGAAGGCAGTCATCTCCGCGGCGGGCCCGAAAACTTGGTGTATCGAGCCGCTCAGAGGGTTTGGAAAGCGGCGGGCCTAGAACCAGTTGCCCTCGAAGCTCGCGTCCGGCTCGCCGTACCGCCAGCTCGAGGATTAGGGAGTAGTGCGACGGCAATCGTTGCGGGACTCATGGGTGCCAATGCTCTGGTGGGAGAACCCCTCAGCAAGGAAAAACTTCTAGAACTGGCAATCGATATCGAAGGGCATCCCGACAATGTGGTGCCGTCCCTGCTGGGAGGGCTTTGCATGACAGCAAAAGCAGCCTCCCAACGCTGGCGTGTCGTGCGGTGCGAATGGACCAGCACCGTGAAGGCTGTGGTGGCAATCCCCTCCATCCGCTTAAGCACGAGCGAAGCAAGACGCGCGATGCCGAAAGCCATCCCCGTGAGTGATGCGGTGGTGAATCTCGGCGCCCTCACCCTTTTGCTGCAGGGACTCCGCACTGGCAATGGGGATCTGATATCCGATGGCATGCACGATCGCCTCCACGAGCCCTACCGATGGCGCTTAATCAAGGGTGGAGATCAGGTGAAACAAGCCGCCATGGATGCTGGAGCTTGGGGATGTGCGATCAGCGGAGCCGGTCCGAGCGTCTTAGCCCTCTGCGCCGAAGACAAGGGGATGGCAGTCAGTCGAGCGATGGTGAGAGCCTGGGAAGCGGCAGGCGTCGCCAGTCGGGCACCGGTGCTGAACGTGCAGACCACGGGCAGCCACTGGCAACCAGCAGATGATGAGTAG